One genomic window of Candidatus Kuenenia stuttgartiensis includes the following:
- a CDS encoding efflux RND transporter permease subunit, which translates to MLNKLIEGTLQQKFLIILTVCAIIGLGIFCLKKLPIDAVPDISPNQVQINTEVPGLGPVEMEKLISFPIEFSMSSLPGVKEIRSLSKTGLSQVLVFFEDNIDIYFARQLVLERLQTAKEQLPQLLNAQPEMGPVSTGLGEIYQYVVTAENKDAMELRTIQDWMITPRLLLIPGVNEVNSFGGFVKQYQVLIDPNKLITYNVTLRQVFDALTANNVNAGGQYIEHASEQYLVRGIGLINTIQDIENIVVHATREGTPVYVKNLAEVKLGSEVRYGAVTRDGKGEVVTGIAMMLKGENSRTVVEAIKQKVKEIRQSLPKGVDMIPFYDRAGLVNNVIHTVFTNIGTGVLLVIGVLILFLGNLRGALLLAFSIPLTAFLTFTGMYHLGIAATVMSLGALDFGMIIDGPVVMVENIIRRLSLRKKTGDSDLVIRSSAQEVARPILFAIAIIIIVYLPIMTLQGIEGMMFRPMAFTMAIALLSSLFVALFIMPPLCSVVFKKGIKAHKMKVSSLQSKGNDTHSLVTEVSSEETDNRVIRFLKRYYGPLLQKTIAHPVITTIAAASCFFLSLILVQFLGSEFIPKLDEGAIAINVNRLPSISLMESVESCKLIEKTLLKYPEVKTVVSKTGRPEIATDPMGQQISDVFVILKPKSTWRKGWTKEALIAKMKEDLEKIPGMRYSFSQPIELRVSEMIAGVRSDIAIWLYGEDYEILLPKAGEINAVITSVPGASEVRTEQVTGLPAIEIEIDRKAIARYGINVSDVQDIIEIAIGGKAATQVLEGVMRFDLLVRYTEETRNDVEKIKNILVSAPSGVRVPLSQLADISVVEGPAQISRQNGKRRIVVECNVRGRDIGSFVAEAQKNIQENVELPAGYYLNWGGQFENMQQARKRLAVVVPIAMGLIFILLYTSFNSFRNAILIYINVPFAATGGIIALFLRDMHLSITAGVAFIALFGLCVLNGTVMVSYINELRESGMRMKESVIEGALTRLRPVLMTVTTDIIGFMPMAISTDVGAEVQKPFATVIIGGLCFSTFLTLFVIPALYEWFPKKIETT; encoded by the coding sequence ATGTTGAACAAACTGATTGAAGGTACATTACAGCAGAAATTTCTGATTATTCTTACCGTATGCGCCATTATCGGACTCGGTATATTTTGCCTGAAAAAGCTGCCCATTGACGCAGTCCCCGATATATCACCCAACCAGGTACAAATCAATACCGAAGTGCCGGGGCTCGGACCGGTTGAAATGGAAAAACTCATATCGTTTCCCATCGAGTTCTCCATGAGCAGTTTGCCGGGGGTGAAAGAAATACGGTCACTTTCAAAAACCGGGCTTTCCCAGGTGCTTGTCTTTTTTGAAGACAACATCGATATTTATTTTGCCCGCCAACTGGTGCTGGAACGGTTGCAAACTGCAAAGGAACAACTCCCTCAACTCTTAAACGCCCAACCGGAAATGGGACCGGTCAGCACCGGCCTTGGCGAAATCTATCAATATGTAGTTACCGCTGAGAATAAGGACGCCATGGAACTGAGGACCATTCAGGACTGGATGATTACCCCACGACTGCTGCTTATCCCGGGCGTCAACGAGGTGAACAGCTTTGGCGGTTTTGTAAAACAATACCAGGTATTAATCGACCCGAATAAACTTATCACTTACAACGTTACCCTTCGCCAGGTATTTGATGCCCTGACCGCCAACAATGTCAATGCCGGCGGGCAATACATAGAACATGCCTCGGAGCAATATCTGGTACGGGGAATTGGCCTGATCAATACCATACAGGACATTGAGAATATTGTAGTTCATGCCACAAGGGAAGGTACCCCCGTTTATGTTAAAAATCTGGCGGAGGTAAAGCTGGGCTCAGAGGTCCGCTATGGCGCCGTTACCAGGGATGGCAAAGGGGAAGTAGTAACAGGCATTGCCATGATGCTAAAAGGGGAAAATAGCCGCACTGTTGTGGAGGCGATAAAACAGAAGGTAAAAGAGATCAGACAAAGCCTGCCGAAAGGTGTTGATATGATCCCGTTCTATGACCGGGCAGGCCTGGTCAACAATGTTATTCACACGGTATTTACCAACATTGGCACAGGTGTTCTCCTGGTAATTGGCGTGCTTATTCTTTTCCTGGGAAATTTGAGAGGGGCACTTTTGCTTGCGTTCTCTATTCCGCTCACGGCATTTTTAACCTTTACCGGTATGTATCATCTGGGCATTGCGGCTACCGTAATGAGTTTGGGCGCTCTTGATTTTGGCATGATCATTGACGGCCCTGTCGTTATGGTGGAAAACATTATCAGAAGACTTTCTCTCAGAAAGAAAACCGGCGATTCCGACCTGGTAATACGCTCTTCTGCACAAGAAGTAGCCCGTCCCATTCTCTTTGCTATCGCCATTATTATTATCGTATATTTACCCATTATGACCCTGCAGGGTATTGAAGGCATGATGTTCAGACCTATGGCCTTCACCATGGCCATTGCCCTCCTTAGTTCTCTCTTTGTTGCCCTATTTATTATGCCGCCCTTATGTTCCGTGGTTTTTAAAAAAGGCATAAAAGCCCATAAGATGAAGGTATCCTCCCTTCAATCGAAAGGAAACGATACGCATAGTCTGGTAACAGAAGTATCATCGGAAGAAACGGATAATCGTGTTATTCGATTTCTAAAAAGGTATTATGGCCCCTTATTACAAAAGACGATAGCCCATCCAGTGATAACAACCATTGCCGCTGCTTCATGCTTCTTTTTAAGCCTTATTCTTGTACAATTTTTAGGTTCCGAGTTTATACCGAAACTGGACGAAGGCGCTATTGCTATAAATGTCAATCGGCTCCCCAGTATCTCACTGATGGAATCGGTGGAGAGCTGTAAGTTGATAGAAAAGACCCTTTTGAAATACCCTGAGGTGAAAACCGTAGTATCCAAGACTGGAAGGCCGGAAATAGCAACCGACCCTATGGGTCAGCAAATCAGCGATGTATTTGTCATACTCAAACCAAAGAGTACATGGCGTAAAGGATGGACAAAGGAAGCGCTCATTGCAAAAATGAAAGAAGACCTGGAAAAGATTCCCGGCATGAGGTATAGCTTTTCTCAACCCATAGAACTCCGGGTCAGCGAAATGATTGCCGGCGTTCGCTCGGATATCGCTATCTGGTTGTATGGTGAAGACTACGAAATATTACTCCCAAAGGCAGGGGAGATCAATGCGGTTATTACGTCTGTCCCTGGCGCCAGCGAGGTAAGGACGGAACAGGTAACCGGTTTGCCTGCGATAGAGATAGAAATTGACCGCAAGGCAATTGCCCGTTATGGCATCAACGTCTCAGACGTACAGGATATTATAGAAATAGCCATTGGTGGTAAAGCAGCCACTCAGGTACTTGAAGGCGTAATGAGATTTGATCTTTTAGTACGGTATACTGAGGAAACGAGGAATGATGTTGAGAAGATAAAAAATATCCTGGTGAGCGCTCCCAGCGGCGTGCGGGTGCCGCTAAGCCAGTTGGCCGATATCTCTGTAGTAGAAGGACCTGCGCAGATAAGCCGTCAAAACGGAAAACGCCGCATTGTGGTGGAATGCAACGTCCGCGGCAGGGATATCGGGAGTTTTGTCGCTGAGGCGCAAAAGAATATACAGGAAAACGTTGAACTTCCTGCCGGATATTATCTGAACTGGGGAGGCCAGTTTGAAAATATGCAACAGGCAAGGAAACGCCTGGCAGTTGTCGTTCCCATCGCCATGGGTCTCATTTTTATACTCCTCTATACAAGCTTCAATTCCTTTAGAAACGCCATCCTTATCTATATTAACGTCCCCTTTGCGGCGACGGGTGGGATTATTGCATTGTTCTTACGTGATATGCACCTCAGTATAACTGCGGGGGTAGCATTTATTGCCCTTTTCGGCTTGTGCGTATTGAACGGTACGGTTATGGTTTCTTATATAAATGAATTACGGGAAAGTGGTATGAGGATGAAAGAATCTGTTATAGAGGGTGCATTAACACGGCTCAGACCCGTCCTGATGACCGTTACAACCGATATTATCGGGTTTATGCCTATGGCCATATCCACCGATGTTGGTGCGGAAGTGCAAAA